The following nucleotide sequence is from Nitratidesulfovibrio termitidis HI1.
GCAGGAAGCAACTTGTCGCCTGCGTGGTGCGGCTGGCCGGTGACATTCCGCAACTGCGCTCGTTCCTGAGAGAAGAGATGCTCGCACGTCGCAAGGACGCCCCAGCCTTGCTCTCGGAACTGCGCCGCGAAATACGGCGAGTCACCCGAATGGAGGCGTGGAGCGATCCTTGGGCGGGCAGGAGCAATGTTCCCGACTATTCCGGAGTGCGCCGGAAGATGCGCGTGTTACTGGATACCGGGAACTATGATTCCGTACTTGCGGAAGGAGATAATCTTTTACGGCTCGGGAAAGATCAGATCGAGCACAGCAGTGACGAAGGGGAAACCCGCGATGAAATCGCAAATTGCATTCCCCTTTTGCTGGAAGCGTTGCGCTGTTGCTCGTTTCCTGTGGCCGAAAAAATTTTATGGACCTTGGATGCCTTGCTTGGGGATGACTACGGCGTTTGTGATTCCCTGAAGGACTTTCTTGAAGAGGCGCATCCGCCCGCAGCATGGAATCTGGCGGCGGAAAGCCTGGCGGCCAGGCTGGAAAGGCTGCCCGTTACGAAAAATGACATCATGGCGGAATACCGACGTAATGCCGTCAGTGACTGGCTGGCTCGGGCGTTGGAACGCGCCGGACGGGGAGGCGAGATTCTCCGTTTGTATGAAGCGGAAGCGGAAGCCGCCGGAAGCTACAAGCGGCTTGTCGACCATCTGATGCGTGAGGGCAGGGATGCGGACGCGTTGCGGTGGATAGAGGAGGGCATCAGGACGGCGGAAATCAGTGCCGTTGGACGTGTGTGTGGCTTGCGCGACTGCCAGCGCGCAATCCATGCGAAACAGCAGGATTGGCAGTCGCTGCTGCTGCTCGAAGTCGAAGAATTCCTGCGCAAACCCGATGCCGACAGTTTCGCGGAGTGCCGCGCCGCAGTGCCTACCGGCGACATCTGGCCGGGGGTTCGCCGGGCGCTTCTGGATTTTCTCATTTCCGGCGGCATGCCGTGGGAACACTCCGATTGGCCTTCCGGACTCCGGAAGCCCGCAATAGAGGGATGCCGCGACCGTGGTGCATCCGGTTTCCCGATGGTTTTCTCCCTTGTGGCTATTGCGATCCAGGAAAAACATCCGGAAGACGTGGCTCGATGGCATGCCATGCTCCCTGCGGAGAAAGGCGGCAATCCGTTTCATGATACCGCGGCCATGGCGATGCAACGAAGCTTTCCGGAAAAATCCGTGAAGATATGGCAACGCATTGCCGAAGACTGCATATCCAGGACAGAAAAACACGCCTACATGGAAGCCGTGAACTATTTGCGGAAAATGCAGAAATTGATGTGCTCCCAAGGATTGGACGCGGAATGGCGAGCGTACGCCATTTCCCTGAAAACCCGGAATTCCAGAAAAAAACGCTTCCTGGAATTGCTGGATTCGATGGACGAACGCCCCCTCCTGAAACGATAACTACCGCCGTAACGGGAGTGCCCCCGCATGATCGGGGCGCTCTGCCTCTTACCCAAGCCTGTACCACACCCCCCGGCCCTTGCCCTGCATGGCAAGCTGACCGCTTTCCACCAACTTGCGGAAGTGTTCCTTCAGGGTGTTCCGGCTGGCCCCGGTCAGAATGGTCATTTCCTTCAGCGTTACCCGGCCATGCGCGCGGGCATGGTCCATGATGCGCAGGGAAAGTTCCGGCAGGGTCGCCAGCAGGATGCGTTCCCGCTCCACCTTCCGTTCCAGCCGCTGCATCTGCTGGTGCAGGGCACGCAGAAAGAACAGCAGCCAGGGCTGCCAGTCGGGCGTTTCGGTGCGGATGGTCACCTGCGTCTGGCGCAGTGCCAGGTAGTAACCTTCCCTGTTGTTCTCGATGGCGCTTTCCAGCGAACTGTACGGCGTGTAGCCGTAGCCGCAGCGCAGCAGCAGAAGCGTGATCAGGATGCGCGACAGGCGTCCGTTGCCATCCTGAAAGGGGTGGATGGCCAGGAAGGCCACGGTGAAGATGCCGATGACCAGCAGCGGATGCAGGCTTCTGGTTTCCAGCGTGGCGTTGGTCCATTCGACCAGTTCGCGCATCAGGCGCGGCGTGTCGAAGGGGGCTGCGGTCTCGAAGACGATGCCGATCTGCCGCCCCTCCCCGTCGAAGGCCGCCACGTTGCTCGGCGCGGTCTTGTACCCGCCCCGATGGCGTTCGTCCTTGTGGCTGTGGCGCAACAGGTCCCGGTGCAACTGGCGGATGTGGTTTTCCGTCAGGGTGATGTGCTCCCATGCCTGAAAGATCTGCTCCATGGTCTGCGCGTAGCCTGCCACCTCTTCCTCGTCGCGCGTGGTGAAGGCATGGTCGGAAAGGTGCGCCAGCAGCCGTTCCACCTCGCTGTCGGACAGCCTGCTGCCCTCGATGCGGGTGGACGAGCCAACGCTTTCGATGGTGGCCACCCGGCGCAGGGCCGAAAGGCGTTCGGGCGCAAGGGTGCCCAGTGCCTTCCAGGCGCCCTTGAACTCATCTATTTCCGCGATCAGGCCAAGAAATTCCGGCGT
It contains:
- a CDS encoding Fic family protein translates to MITTTLRITPEFLGLIAEIDEFKGAWKALGTLAPERLSALRRVATIESVGSSTRIEGSRLSDSEVERLLAHLSDHAFTTRDEEEVAGYAQTMEQIFQAWEHITLTENHIRQLHRDLLRHSHKDERHRGGYKTAPSNVAAFDGEGRQIGIVFETAAPFDTPRLMRELVEWTNATLETRSLHPLLVIGIFTVAFLAIHPFQDGNGRLSRILITLLLLRCGYGYTPYSSLESAIENNREGYYLALRQTQVTIRTETPDWQPWLLFFLRALHQQMQRLERKVERERILLATLPELSLRIMDHARAHGRVTLKEMTILTGASRNTLKEHFRKLVESGQLAMQGKGRGVWYRLG
- a CDS encoding SWIM zinc finger family protein — its product is MKQAPLFPGVESLTMNDIVAWAGHRVASRGQKYQRDGMVAAISIAADGTLVADVHGSEPYSVMVSVGEGGCLRSVCSCPYHIDCKHGVAALLEYIERINGGGEVPSASFGTSCLRDSHPDGGGGRLPATGYVDSIVSAPLADGAGEDFHLEEYLAGLGRKQLVACVVRLAGDIPQLRSFLREEMLARRKDAPALLSELRREIRRVTRMEAWSDPWAGRSNVPDYSGVRRKMRVLLDTGNYDSVLAEGDNLLRLGKDQIEHSSDEGETRDEIANCIPLLLEALRCCSFPVAEKILWTLDALLGDDYGVCDSLKDFLEEAHPPAAWNLAAESLAARLERLPVTKNDIMAEYRRNAVSDWLARALERAGRGGEILRLYEAEAEAAGSYKRLVDHLMREGRDADALRWIEEGIRTAEISAVGRVCGLRDCQRAIHAKQQDWQSLLLLEVEEFLRKPDADSFAECRAAVPTGDIWPGVRRALLDFLISGGMPWEHSDWPSGLRKPAIEGCRDRGASGFPMVFSLVAIAIQEKHPEDVARWHAMLPAEKGGNPFHDTAAMAMQRSFPEKSVKIWQRIAEDCISRTEKHAYMEAVNYLRKMQKLMCSQGLDAEWRAYAISLKTRNSRKKRFLELLDSMDERPLLKR